One window from the genome of Anopheles coluzzii chromosome X, AcolN3, whole genome shotgun sequence encodes:
- the LOC120958277 gene encoding ephrin type-B receptor 4b isoform X3 codes for MERFLSLLLLCYALYQKFDGVVSDQVVLLDTTKEATLEWTRYPYGPQAQTPGWVEESFTNFVKGINWRSYVVCDVAYNNVNNWLWSPFIDRGPANRLYIEIHFTIRDCSLFPGNALSCKETFSLLFYEFDAATREPPPWQPESYKLIGRIAAGEGRFNQNSDVDINVEVKSIAVTKKGVYFAFRDQGACISVLAVKVYYITCPAVTVNFAHFNETPTGREVTIIEQQMGVCVENAEAYETPTYLCKGDGKWTILTGGCRCKVGYEPDAEKQTCNVCPVGKFRSAEVRTCTICPLNSKTNKVGSPYCPCLSGHYRHPRDGKHMPCYKPPGPPTNLTLLFIDQTSAILSWNAPQRAADEQLDSKFRSDIVFRVRCAACTSNVVFNPSSETFNDTKLTLTNLEPVTTYTVQVHSQHGVSYPIVAPDGGAGGGLHGGGAGGAAGLYENGSAVVAGGSGYHATEPPMVVMVNARAGGPGSSSDLDDIKTEFAEITFTTESAILSTVFNVKVVQITNKEVDLVWDKPIHSDSPIEYYEVRWFPKSEVDAMNKSVLSTKESKVHIGDLLENTEYGFQVRCKTLNGWGTFSNIVYAQTHQSVSPVYDDSFQMRIVAGTTVTVVFILVLVIVITVVFLRSKNHDEIDKKTNNHLPLPMDYASNEGGSYGYYRQRRNNFAVTTPLFGTSRSYVDPHTYEDPNQAIREFAREIDASYITIEAIIGGGEFGDVCRGRLKVPPNFVQEIDVAIKTLKPGSSEKARCDFLTEASIMGQFEHPNVIFLQGVVTRSNPVMIITEYMENGSLDTFLRANDGKFQTIQLIGMLRGIAAGMTYLSDMNYVHRDLAARNVLVNSLLVCKIADFGLSREIENASDAYTTRGGKIPVRWTAPEAIAFRKFTSASDVWSYGVVLWEVMSFGERPYWNWSNQDVIKSIEKGYRLPAPMDCPEALYQLMLDCWQKQRTHRPTFASITQTLDNLARQPQVLLTTRNSPDNPVARMGTAAGGVGDDLTQEMLAAAAAAAAAAAAAAGSGGMVGVMGGSSQQQQQQQQQQQQQQQQRAATLMMGGGSGTSERVLNTGSSMTNVPGSMGTLGSTVGGLSNTGTMSGPGNPGIFISTDLWLEGIKMSRYSQHFKEAGLVTAQQLSRLTAQQLSDMGITLVGHQKKILHQARQIDTII; via the exons TGGTATTGCTGGACACTACGAAGGAGGCGACGCTGGAGTGGACCCGCTACCCTTACGGACCGCAGGCACAAACGCCCGGG TGGGTGGAAGAGTCGTTTACCAACTTCGTGAAGGGTATCAACTGGCGCAGCTACGTGGTGTGCGACGTGGCGTACAACAACGTGAACAACTGGCTGTGGTCGCCGTTCATCGACCGCGGCCCGGCCAACCGGCTGTACATCGAGATCCACTTCACCATCCGCGACTGTTCGCTCTTTCCCGGCAACGCGCTGTCGTGCAAGGAAACGTTCAGCCTGCTGTTCTACGAGTTCGATGCGGCGACGCGCGAACCGCCGCCCTGGCAGCCGGAAAGCTACAAGCTGATCGGGCGGATCGCGGCGGGCGAGGGCCGCTTCAACCAGAACTCGGACGTGGACATCAACGTGGAGGTGAAGAGCATCGCGGTGACGAAGAAGGGCGTGTACTTTGCGTTCCGCGACCAGGGCGCCTGCATCAGCGTGCTGGCGGTGAAGGTGTACTACATCACCTGCCCGGCGGTGACGGTCAACTTTGCGCACTTCAACGAGACGCCGACCGGGCGCGAGGTGACGATCATCGAGCAGCAGATGGGCGTGTGCGTGGAGAACGCGGAAGCGTACGAAACGCCGACCTACCTGTGCAAGGGCGACGGCAAGTGGACGATCCTGACCGGCGGGTGCCGGTGCAAGGTCGGGTACGAGCCGGACGCGGAGAAGCAGACGTGCAACGTCTGCCCGGTCGGCAAGTTCCGGTCGGCGGAGGTGCGCACCTGCACGATCTGCCCGCTCAACTCGAAGACGAACAAGGTCGGGTCGCCGTACTGTCCGTGCCTGAGCGGGCACTATCGGCATCCGCGCGACGGCAAGCACATGCCGTGCTACAAGCCGCCCGGGCCGCCCACCAACCTGACGCTGCTGTTCATCGACCAGACGAGCGCGATCCTGTCCTGGAACGCGCCGCAGCGGGCCGCCGACGAGCAGCTGGACAGCAAGTTCCGGAGCGACATCGTGTTCCGGGTGCGGTGCGCCGCCTGCACGTCCAACGTCGTCTTCAACCCGTCGAGCGAAACGTTCAACGATACGAAGCTGACGCTCACCAACCTGGAACCGGTCACGACCTACACGGTGCAGGTGCACTCGCAGCACGGCGTCTCCTACCCGATCGTGGCCCCGGACGGGGGGGCGGGCGGCGGTTTGCACGGCGGTGGTGCGGGTGGCGCCGCCGGACTGTACGAGAACGGCAGTGCGGTGGTGGCGGGCGGCAGCGGGTACCACGCGACCGAGCCgccgatggtggtgatggtcaATGCACGGGCCGGCGGGCCCGGCTCGTCGTCCGATCTGGACGACATCAAGACGGAGTTTGCCGAAATCACGTTCACGACCGAGTCGGCCATCCTGAGCACGGTGTTTAACGTCAA AGTGGTGCAGATCACGAACAAGGAGGTCGACCTGGTGTGGGACAAACCGATCCACAGCGACTCGCCGATCGAGTACTACGAGGTGCGGTGGTTCCCCAAGTCGGAGGTGGACGCGATGAACAAGTCCGTGCTGAGCACCAAGGAGTCGAAGGTGCACATCGGCGACCTGCTGGAAAACACCGAGTACGGGTTCCAGGTCCGGTGCAAAACGCTCAACGGCTGGGGCACGTTCAGCAACATCGTCTACGCCCAGACGCACCAGAGCGTCAGTCCGG TGTACGATGACTCGTTCCAGATGCGTATCGTAGCGGGCACTACTGTGACCGTCGTGTTCATTTTGGTGTTGG TGATCGTTATAACGGTGGTGTTCCTGCGCTCGAAGAATCACGACGAGATAGACAAGAAAACGAACAACCATCTGCCCTTGCCGATGGATTACGCGAGCAACGAAG gtGGCTCATACGGGTATTACCGTCAACGTCGTAATAATTTTGCAGTGACCACGCCGCTGTTCGGTACCAGCCGGAGCTACGTCGATCCGCACACGTACGAGGACCCGAACCAGGCGATACGCGAGTTTGCCCGCGAGATAGACGCGAGCTACATCACGATCGAGGCCATAATCG GTGGCGGCGAGTTCGGGGACGTGTGCCGCGGCCGGCTGAAGGTGCCGCCGAACTTCGTGCAGGAGATAGACGTCGCGATCAAGACGCTCAAGCCGGGCTCGTCGGAGAAGGCGCGCTGCGACTTCCTGACCGAGGCGTCCATCATGGGCCAGTTCGAGCACCCGAACGTGATCTTCCTGCAGGGCGTGGTGACGCGCTCGAACCCGGTGATGATCATCACCGAGTACATGGAGAACGGCAGCCTGGACACGTTTCTGCGTGCGAACGACGGCAAGTTCCAGACGATACAGCTGATCGGCATGCTGCGCGGCATCGCGGCCGGCATGACCTACCTGAGCGACATGAACTACGTGCACCGGGATCTGGCGGCGCGGAACGTGCTGGTCAACTCGCTGCTGGTGTGCAAGATCGCCGACTTCGGGCTGTCGCGCGAGATCGAAAACGCGAGCGACGCGTACACGACACGG GGTGGCAAGATACCGGTGCGCTGGACGGCGCCGGAAGCGATCGCGTTCCGGAAGTTCACCTCCGCGTCGGACGTGTGGTCGTACGGCGTGGTACTGTGGGAGGTGATGTCGTTCGGCGAGCGGCCGTACTGGAACTGGTCGAACCAGGACGTGATCAAGAGCATCGAGAAGGGGTACCGGTTGCCGGCCCCGATGGACTGCCCGGAGGCGCTCTACCAGCTGATGCTCGACTGCTGGCAGAAGCAGCGGACGCACCGGCCCACCTTCGCCAGCATCACGCAGACGCTCGACAATCTTGCGCGGCAGCCGCAGGTCCTGCTGACGACGCGCAACTCGCCGGACAATCCGGTCGCCCGCATGGGCACGGCGGCCGGCGGCGTCGGCGACGATCTCACGCAGGAAAtgctggcggcggcggcggcagctgccgcagcagcagcggcagccgcCGGTAGCGGCGGTATGGTCGGCGTGATGGGTGGCagctcccagcagcagcagcagcaacagcagcagcaacagcagcaacagcagcagcgagccGCCACACTGATGATGGGTGGCGGCAGTGGCACCAGCGAGCGCGTGCTcaacaccggcagcagcatgACGAACGTGCCCGGCTCGATGGGCACGCTCGGCTCGACGGTGGGCGGGCTGAGCAACACCGGCACGATGTCCGGGCCCGGCAATCCGGGCATCTTCATCAGCACCGACCTGTGGCTGGAGGGCATCAAGATGTCGCGCTACTCGCAACACTTTAAGGAGGCCGGTCTCGTCACGGCCCAGCAG CTTTCCCGGCTAACGGCTCAGCAGCTCAGCGACATGGGCATCACGCTGGTCGGGCACCAGAAGAAGATACTCCACCAGGCCCGGCAGATCGATACCATCATCTAA
- the LOC120958277 gene encoding ephrin type-B receptor 4b isoform X1, which yields MERFLSLLLLCYALYQKFDGVVSDQVVLLDTTKEATLEWTRYPYGPQAQTPGWVEESFTNFVKGINWRSYVVCDVAYNNVNNWLWSPFIDRGPANRLYIEIHFTIRDCSLFPGNALSCKETFSLLFYEFDAATREPPPWQPESYKLIGRIAAGEGRFNQNSDVDINVEVKSIAVTKKGVYFAFRDQGACISVLAVKVYYITCPAVTVNFAHFNETPTGREVTIIEQQMGVCVENAEAYETPTYLCKGDGKWTILTGGCRCKVGYEPDAEKQTCNVCPVGKFRSAEVRTCTICPLNSKTNKVGSPYCPCLSGHYRHPRDGKHMPCYKPPGPPTNLTLLFIDQTSAILSWNAPQRAADEQLDSKFRSDIVFRVRCAACTSNVVFNPSSETFNDTKLTLTNLEPVTTYTVQVHSQHGVSYPIVAPDGGAGGGLHGGGAGGAAGLYENGSAVVAGGSGYHATEPPMVVMVNARAGGPGSSSDLDDIKTEFAEITFTTESAILSTVFNVKVVQITNKEVDLVWDKPIHSDSPIEYYEVRWFPKSEVDAMNKSVLSTKESKVHIGDLLENTEYGFQVRCKTLNGWGTFSNIVYAQTHQSVSPVYDDSFQMRIVAGTTVTVVFILVLVIVITVVFLRSKNHDEIDKKTNNHLPLPMDYASNEVHAMDTTPIVKTMKSNGGSYGYYRQRRNNFAVTTPLFGTSRSYVDPHTYEDPNQAIREFAREIDASYITIEAIIGGGEFGDVCRGRLKVPPNFVQEIDVAIKTLKPGSSEKARCDFLTEASIMGQFEHPNVIFLQGVVTRSNPVMIITEYMENGSLDTFLRANDGKFQTIQLIGMLRGIAAGMTYLSDMNYVHRDLAARNVLVNSLLVCKIADFGLSREIENASDAYTTRGGKIPVRWTAPEAIAFRKFTSASDVWSYGVVLWEVMSFGERPYWNWSNQDVIKSIEKGYRLPAPMDCPEALYQLMLDCWQKQRTHRPTFASITQTLDNLARQPQVLLTTRNSPDNPVARMGTAAGGVGDDLTQEMLAAAAAAAAAAAAAAGSGGMVGVMGGSSQQQQQQQQQQQQQQQQRAATLMMGGGSGTSERVLNTGSSMTNVPGSMGTLGSTVGGLSNTGTMSGPGNPGIFISTDLWLEGIKMSRYSQHFKEAGLVTAQQLSRLTAQQLSDMGITLVGHQKKILHQARQIDTII from the exons TGGTATTGCTGGACACTACGAAGGAGGCGACGCTGGAGTGGACCCGCTACCCTTACGGACCGCAGGCACAAACGCCCGGG TGGGTGGAAGAGTCGTTTACCAACTTCGTGAAGGGTATCAACTGGCGCAGCTACGTGGTGTGCGACGTGGCGTACAACAACGTGAACAACTGGCTGTGGTCGCCGTTCATCGACCGCGGCCCGGCCAACCGGCTGTACATCGAGATCCACTTCACCATCCGCGACTGTTCGCTCTTTCCCGGCAACGCGCTGTCGTGCAAGGAAACGTTCAGCCTGCTGTTCTACGAGTTCGATGCGGCGACGCGCGAACCGCCGCCCTGGCAGCCGGAAAGCTACAAGCTGATCGGGCGGATCGCGGCGGGCGAGGGCCGCTTCAACCAGAACTCGGACGTGGACATCAACGTGGAGGTGAAGAGCATCGCGGTGACGAAGAAGGGCGTGTACTTTGCGTTCCGCGACCAGGGCGCCTGCATCAGCGTGCTGGCGGTGAAGGTGTACTACATCACCTGCCCGGCGGTGACGGTCAACTTTGCGCACTTCAACGAGACGCCGACCGGGCGCGAGGTGACGATCATCGAGCAGCAGATGGGCGTGTGCGTGGAGAACGCGGAAGCGTACGAAACGCCGACCTACCTGTGCAAGGGCGACGGCAAGTGGACGATCCTGACCGGCGGGTGCCGGTGCAAGGTCGGGTACGAGCCGGACGCGGAGAAGCAGACGTGCAACGTCTGCCCGGTCGGCAAGTTCCGGTCGGCGGAGGTGCGCACCTGCACGATCTGCCCGCTCAACTCGAAGACGAACAAGGTCGGGTCGCCGTACTGTCCGTGCCTGAGCGGGCACTATCGGCATCCGCGCGACGGCAAGCACATGCCGTGCTACAAGCCGCCCGGGCCGCCCACCAACCTGACGCTGCTGTTCATCGACCAGACGAGCGCGATCCTGTCCTGGAACGCGCCGCAGCGGGCCGCCGACGAGCAGCTGGACAGCAAGTTCCGGAGCGACATCGTGTTCCGGGTGCGGTGCGCCGCCTGCACGTCCAACGTCGTCTTCAACCCGTCGAGCGAAACGTTCAACGATACGAAGCTGACGCTCACCAACCTGGAACCGGTCACGACCTACACGGTGCAGGTGCACTCGCAGCACGGCGTCTCCTACCCGATCGTGGCCCCGGACGGGGGGGCGGGCGGCGGTTTGCACGGCGGTGGTGCGGGTGGCGCCGCCGGACTGTACGAGAACGGCAGTGCGGTGGTGGCGGGCGGCAGCGGGTACCACGCGACCGAGCCgccgatggtggtgatggtcaATGCACGGGCCGGCGGGCCCGGCTCGTCGTCCGATCTGGACGACATCAAGACGGAGTTTGCCGAAATCACGTTCACGACCGAGTCGGCCATCCTGAGCACGGTGTTTAACGTCAA AGTGGTGCAGATCACGAACAAGGAGGTCGACCTGGTGTGGGACAAACCGATCCACAGCGACTCGCCGATCGAGTACTACGAGGTGCGGTGGTTCCCCAAGTCGGAGGTGGACGCGATGAACAAGTCCGTGCTGAGCACCAAGGAGTCGAAGGTGCACATCGGCGACCTGCTGGAAAACACCGAGTACGGGTTCCAGGTCCGGTGCAAAACGCTCAACGGCTGGGGCACGTTCAGCAACATCGTCTACGCCCAGACGCACCAGAGCGTCAGTCCGG TGTACGATGACTCGTTCCAGATGCGTATCGTAGCGGGCACTACTGTGACCGTCGTGTTCATTTTGGTGTTGG TGATCGTTATAACGGTGGTGTTCCTGCGCTCGAAGAATCACGACGAGATAGACAAGAAAACGAACAACCATCTGCCCTTGCCGATGGATTACGCGAGCAACGAAG ttCACGCAATGGACACGACCCCGATAGTCAAAACGATGAAGAGCAATG gtGGCTCATACGGGTATTACCGTCAACGTCGTAATAATTTTGCAGTGACCACGCCGCTGTTCGGTACCAGCCGGAGCTACGTCGATCCGCACACGTACGAGGACCCGAACCAGGCGATACGCGAGTTTGCCCGCGAGATAGACGCGAGCTACATCACGATCGAGGCCATAATCG GTGGCGGCGAGTTCGGGGACGTGTGCCGCGGCCGGCTGAAGGTGCCGCCGAACTTCGTGCAGGAGATAGACGTCGCGATCAAGACGCTCAAGCCGGGCTCGTCGGAGAAGGCGCGCTGCGACTTCCTGACCGAGGCGTCCATCATGGGCCAGTTCGAGCACCCGAACGTGATCTTCCTGCAGGGCGTGGTGACGCGCTCGAACCCGGTGATGATCATCACCGAGTACATGGAGAACGGCAGCCTGGACACGTTTCTGCGTGCGAACGACGGCAAGTTCCAGACGATACAGCTGATCGGCATGCTGCGCGGCATCGCGGCCGGCATGACCTACCTGAGCGACATGAACTACGTGCACCGGGATCTGGCGGCGCGGAACGTGCTGGTCAACTCGCTGCTGGTGTGCAAGATCGCCGACTTCGGGCTGTCGCGCGAGATCGAAAACGCGAGCGACGCGTACACGACACGG GGTGGCAAGATACCGGTGCGCTGGACGGCGCCGGAAGCGATCGCGTTCCGGAAGTTCACCTCCGCGTCGGACGTGTGGTCGTACGGCGTGGTACTGTGGGAGGTGATGTCGTTCGGCGAGCGGCCGTACTGGAACTGGTCGAACCAGGACGTGATCAAGAGCATCGAGAAGGGGTACCGGTTGCCGGCCCCGATGGACTGCCCGGAGGCGCTCTACCAGCTGATGCTCGACTGCTGGCAGAAGCAGCGGACGCACCGGCCCACCTTCGCCAGCATCACGCAGACGCTCGACAATCTTGCGCGGCAGCCGCAGGTCCTGCTGACGACGCGCAACTCGCCGGACAATCCGGTCGCCCGCATGGGCACGGCGGCCGGCGGCGTCGGCGACGATCTCACGCAGGAAAtgctggcggcggcggcggcagctgccgcagcagcagcggcagccgcCGGTAGCGGCGGTATGGTCGGCGTGATGGGTGGCagctcccagcagcagcagcagcaacagcagcagcaacagcagcaacagcagcagcgagccGCCACACTGATGATGGGTGGCGGCAGTGGCACCAGCGAGCGCGTGCTcaacaccggcagcagcatgACGAACGTGCCCGGCTCGATGGGCACGCTCGGCTCGACGGTGGGCGGGCTGAGCAACACCGGCACGATGTCCGGGCCCGGCAATCCGGGCATCTTCATCAGCACCGACCTGTGGCTGGAGGGCATCAAGATGTCGCGCTACTCGCAACACTTTAAGGAGGCCGGTCTCGTCACGGCCCAGCAG CTTTCCCGGCTAACGGCTCAGCAGCTCAGCGACATGGGCATCACGCTGGTCGGGCACCAGAAGAAGATACTCCACCAGGCCCGGCAGATCGATACCATCATCTAA